The following are from one region of the Stigmatella ashevillena genome:
- a CDS encoding ATP-dependent DNA ligase — translation MRRLADLYEALDATTSTNAKVEAMVRYFREAPPQDAAWGLYFLTGRRLKRLLTSKLLSQWTQELTGVPDWLFDEVYASVGDLAEVIALLLDQYERPAAPEEMPLSWWLEERLLPLKGLDAAAQREQVLSWWRVLPRRELFLLNKLLTGELRVGVSDTLVVRAVAQVAGLPPATVSHRLMGTWAPSRAFFEQLLSPDVSDGDVSRPYPFYLASPLEQPVASLGEPAHWLIEWKWDGIRGQLIRRRGAVYLWSRGEELITERFPEISEAATALPDGTVLDGEVLAYEDGKPLPFSRLQRRIGRQKLTSKVLAETPAAFIAYDLLEEGGEDLRGKPLRERRARLEALLQDKPRFTVSPAVVTESWEALAQMRHESRERNVEGFMLKRLESTYQHGRKRGDWWKWKIDPFTVDAVLLYAHPGHGRRASLYTDYTFAVWNGSDLLPVAKAYSGLSDPEISKLDRWIRAHTKEKFGPVRSVTPEQVFELHFEGIAASPRHKSGVALRFPRIARWRLDKKPQDADSLDRLKELLHAQH, via the coding sequence GTGCGACGGCTTGCGGACCTTTATGAGGCGCTGGACGCCACCACCTCCACCAACGCCAAGGTGGAGGCGATGGTGCGCTACTTCCGGGAGGCCCCGCCCCAGGATGCGGCCTGGGGGCTGTACTTCCTCACCGGTCGGCGCCTGAAGCGACTGCTGACCTCGAAGCTCCTGTCGCAGTGGACGCAGGAGCTGACGGGGGTCCCCGATTGGCTCTTCGACGAGGTGTACGCCTCCGTGGGGGACCTGGCGGAGGTCATCGCGCTGCTGCTGGACCAGTACGAGCGCCCGGCGGCCCCGGAGGAGATGCCCCTGTCCTGGTGGCTGGAGGAGCGGCTGTTGCCCTTGAAGGGGCTGGACGCCGCGGCGCAGCGCGAGCAGGTGCTCTCGTGGTGGAGGGTGCTCCCCCGGCGGGAGCTGTTCCTGCTCAACAAACTGCTCACCGGGGAGCTGCGGGTGGGGGTCTCGGACACGCTGGTGGTGCGCGCCGTGGCCCAGGTGGCGGGGCTGCCTCCGGCCACCGTGTCGCACCGGCTGATGGGAACCTGGGCCCCGTCGCGGGCCTTCTTCGAGCAACTGCTCTCCCCCGACGTCTCGGACGGCGATGTCTCCCGCCCCTATCCTTTCTATCTCGCCTCGCCCCTGGAGCAGCCGGTGGCGTCGCTGGGCGAGCCGGCGCACTGGTTGATCGAATGGAAGTGGGATGGCATCCGTGGCCAGCTCATCCGGCGACGGGGGGCGGTGTACTTGTGGAGCCGGGGCGAGGAACTCATCACCGAGCGCTTTCCGGAGATCTCCGAGGCCGCCACGGCCCTGCCCGATGGAACGGTGCTGGACGGAGAAGTCCTGGCCTACGAGGACGGCAAGCCCTTGCCCTTCAGCCGACTTCAGCGGCGCATCGGCCGACAGAAACTGACGTCCAAGGTGCTGGCCGAGACCCCCGCGGCGTTCATCGCCTATGACTTGCTGGAGGAGGGGGGCGAGGACCTGCGCGGCAAGCCCCTGCGGGAGCGCCGCGCGCGGCTGGAAGCCCTGCTCCAGGACAAGCCGCGCTTCACCGTGTCCCCCGCCGTGGTGACGGAGTCGTGGGAAGCCCTGGCGCAGATGCGGCACGAGTCCCGAGAGCGCAACGTCGAGGGCTTCATGCTCAAGCGGTTGGAGTCCACCTACCAGCACGGGCGCAAGCGGGGAGACTGGTGGAAGTGGAAGATCGACCCGTTCACCGTGGACGCGGTGCTCCTGTATGCCCACCCCGGGCACGGCCGACGGGCGTCGCTCTACACGGACTACACCTTCGCGGTGTGGAACGGCTCGGACCTGCTGCCCGTGGCCAAGGCGTACTCAGGGCTCTCCGACCCGGAGATCTCCAAGCTGGACCGGTGGATTCGGGCCCATACTAAGGAGAAGTTCGGCCCGGTGCGCTCCGTGACCCCCGAGCAGGTCTTCGAGCTGCACTTCGAGGGCATCGCCGCCTCGCCCCGGCACAAGTCGGGCGTGGCCTTGCGCTTCCCACGCATCGCCCGCTGGCGCCTGGACAAAAAACCCCAGGATGCGGACTCGCTCGACCGGCTCAAGGAGCTGCTCCATGCCCAGCATTAG
- a CDS encoding ligase-associated DNA damage response exonuclease, translating into MSTVGVYPFQDRPPLVSVTPQGLFCPPGNFHIDPWRPVERALITHAHGDHARGGSQRYLAARSGQGLLHKRLGPGTDLATLEYGERLTVGDTTVSFHPAGHVLGSAQIRIEHRGEVWIVSGDYKRTPDPTCTPFEVVRCDTLITEATFGLPIYRWDDPRRVAEDILRWWDGNREAGRASVLFCYALGKAQRILGELARLTDRPALVHGAVNGLVGCYREAGVKMLPTQLVSETEKGASFAGALVLAPPSAGGSTWMRRFGEYATAFASGWMRVRGNRRRRGFDRGFVLSDHADWPELLRTVEDTQASRVLVTHGYSDPLARYLREKGLDAAPLSTPFEGEAED; encoded by the coding sequence TTGAGCACCGTGGGCGTGTACCCCTTCCAGGACAGACCACCGCTGGTTTCGGTGACGCCTCAGGGCCTGTTCTGCCCTCCGGGGAACTTCCACATCGATCCGTGGCGCCCCGTTGAGCGGGCCCTCATCACCCACGCTCACGGAGACCATGCCCGGGGCGGCAGCCAGCGTTACCTGGCGGCCCGGAGTGGCCAGGGGCTGCTGCACAAGCGGCTGGGCCCCGGCACGGACCTGGCCACCTTGGAGTATGGCGAGCGGCTCACCGTGGGGGACACCACCGTGAGCTTCCACCCCGCGGGCCACGTGCTCGGCAGCGCGCAGATTCGCATCGAGCACCGGGGCGAGGTGTGGATCGTCTCCGGGGACTACAAGCGCACGCCGGACCCGACGTGCACCCCGTTCGAGGTGGTGCGCTGCGACACCCTCATCACCGAGGCCACCTTCGGGCTGCCCATCTACCGCTGGGATGACCCGCGCCGGGTGGCCGAGGACATCCTGCGCTGGTGGGACGGCAACCGCGAGGCGGGGCGCGCCTCGGTGCTGTTCTGCTACGCGCTGGGCAAGGCGCAGCGCATCCTCGGAGAACTCGCCCGGCTGACAGACCGGCCCGCTCTCGTGCACGGCGCCGTGAATGGGCTCGTGGGGTGCTACCGCGAGGCGGGCGTGAAGATGCTGCCCACGCAGCTCGTGTCCGAGACGGAGAAGGGGGCCTCGTTCGCGGGCGCGCTCGTGCTGGCGCCGCCCAGCGCGGGGGGCTCGACCTGGATGCGCCGCTTCGGCGAGTACGCCACGGCCTTCGCCTCGGGGTGGATGCGCGTGCGCGGCAACCGGCGGCGGCGCGGGTTCGACCGGGGCTTCGTGCTCTCGGACCACGCCGACTGGCCCGAGCTGCTGCGAACGGTGGAGGACACCCAGGCCAGCCGGGTGCTCGTCACCCACGGCTACAGCGATCCGCTCGCGCGCTACCTGCGCGAGAAGGGGCTGGACGCCGCCCCCCTGTCCACCCCCTTCGAGGGCGAGGCGGAGGACTGA
- a CDS encoding anthranilate synthase component I family protein: MNAEERRAAYRQRAEKGEAVPVSVELPSDLDTPLSVYLKLGLGAGQRGFVLESCLGGERFSRYSHVGTAPAGRVLLDRGGATVWRGDRQERRNGKPLEVLRALWKELSVASLPGEAPFIGGLVGYMGYNCMSWFERHIPDRHPNDLSFPDSEWLLCEEFVTHDTRTQSLRPTAIARPSMHGSVAQALKDAEERVEAMAERLRRPLPPEAYVSAPKMRGEPEMVVHWDRAGYEAAVERVKEYIRAGDCMQVVLARRFESPGAPPPLSLYRALRRVNPSPYLFLVELGEARALVGASPELLVKVQDGDVVVRPIAGTRRRGKSEAEDQALEKELLADEKERAEHTMLVDLGRNDVGRVAAPGSVKVEELMVIERYSHVMHIVSQVRGKLGQGYDALDALACTFPAGTVSGAPKIRAMQIIDELEPMRRGPYSGAVGYLSFCGTLDVAIALRTFFVDGDRTFWTAGAGLVADSVPRLEADETEAKARALGAALKLAREGGGR; the protein is encoded by the coding sequence ATGAACGCAGAAGAGCGGAGAGCGGCGTACCGTCAACGCGCGGAGAAAGGGGAAGCCGTCCCCGTCTCGGTGGAGCTTCCTTCGGATCTCGATACGCCGCTGTCGGTCTACCTGAAGCTGGGCCTGGGCGCCGGACAGCGGGGCTTCGTGCTCGAGTCGTGCCTGGGCGGAGAGCGGTTCAGCCGCTACAGCCACGTGGGCACTGCCCCGGCGGGCCGCGTCCTGCTCGATCGGGGCGGCGCGACGGTGTGGCGCGGTGACCGGCAGGAGCGCCGCAATGGCAAGCCCCTGGAGGTGCTCCGGGCGCTCTGGAAGGAGCTGTCCGTGGCATCCCTGCCCGGCGAGGCGCCGTTCATCGGCGGGCTCGTGGGCTACATGGGCTACAACTGCATGTCCTGGTTCGAGCGCCACATTCCGGACCGGCACCCCAACGATTTGTCGTTCCCGGACTCCGAGTGGCTGCTGTGCGAGGAGTTCGTCACCCATGACACGCGCACCCAGTCCTTGCGGCCCACGGCCATCGCCCGGCCGTCGATGCACGGCAGCGTGGCCCAGGCGCTGAAGGACGCGGAGGAGCGCGTCGAGGCCATGGCCGAGCGCCTGCGCCGTCCGCTTCCGCCGGAGGCCTATGTGTCGGCGCCGAAGATGCGCGGCGAGCCCGAGATGGTGGTCCACTGGGATCGCGCCGGGTACGAGGCCGCCGTGGAGCGCGTGAAGGAGTACATCCGCGCGGGCGATTGCATGCAGGTGGTGCTGGCGCGGCGGTTCGAGTCTCCTGGCGCGCCGCCCCCGCTGAGCCTCTACCGGGCGCTGCGGCGGGTGAACCCCTCGCCGTACCTCTTCCTGGTGGAGCTCGGTGAGGCGCGCGCGCTGGTGGGCGCCTCGCCCGAGCTGCTCGTGAAGGTGCAGGATGGGGATGTGGTGGTGCGCCCCATCGCCGGCACGCGCCGCCGGGGCAAAAGCGAGGCCGAGGATCAGGCGCTGGAGAAGGAGCTGCTCGCGGACGAGAAGGAGCGCGCCGAGCACACCATGCTCGTGGACCTGGGGCGCAACGATGTGGGCCGCGTGGCGGCGCCGGGCTCCGTGAAGGTCGAAGAGCTGATGGTCATCGAGCGTTACAGCCACGTGATGCACATCGTCTCGCAGGTGCGAGGCAAGCTGGGCCAGGGCTACGACGCGCTGGATGCCCTGGCGTGCACGTTCCCGGCGGGAACCGTCTCGGGGGCGCCGAAGATTCGCGCGATGCAGATCATCGACGAGCTGGAGCCGATGCGCCGGGGCCCCTACTCGGGCGCGGTGGGCTACCTGAGCTTCTGCGGCACGCTGGATGTGGCCATCGCGCTGCGCACCTTTTTCGTGGATGGAGACCGCACCTTCTGGACGGCGGGGGCGGGGCTGGTCGCCGACTCAGTGCCTCGGCTGGAGGCGGATGAGACAGAGGCCAAGGCGCGCGCGCTCGGCGCGGCGCTGAAGCTGGCCCGTGAGGGAGGTGGGCGATGA